In one Methylobacterium sp. SyP6R genomic region, the following are encoded:
- a CDS encoding DUF1073 domain-containing protein, with translation MWLADRLANLVSGLGGPRDKSTGNLHVHVPRARAELDAAYRDNWLARKVVDIVPFDMLREWRAWQAPPEVAAALAASEERLGLQDRLLRALRLARLHGGAALLIGDGAPDPSLPLDPDTVGQGDLRYLHVLPRGRIQAGPIERDPLSPWFGEPQVYTLAGGQAVHPSRVVRLLGAALPDDAVSDGWGDSVLQALLEAIDQATAAAAHIAAMLPEAKQDVISVPGLSQALSTEDGTAALTERFAYAARMKGLFGMLLLEGDGRSPEGERYQQKQLDFSGLPEVARLFLQIAAGAADIPVTRLLGQSPAGLNATGESDIRNYHDHVAARQNVELTPALARLDRLLIRDALGRDEPLRYAWRPLAQASEREKAEIGRLKAETAAMLAREGVVPAGVLARGVEGWLSAADLFPGIAAAFERPAG, from the coding sequence ATGTGGCTTGCCGACCGCCTCGCCAACCTCGTCTCCGGCCTCGGCGGCCCGCGGGACAAGAGCACGGGCAACCTGCACGTCCACGTGCCCCGGGCCCGCGCCGAGCTCGACGCCGCCTACCGGGACAACTGGCTCGCCCGCAAGGTCGTCGACATCGTGCCCTTCGACATGCTGCGCGAGTGGCGCGCCTGGCAGGCCCCGCCGGAGGTCGCCGCGGCCCTCGCCGCCAGCGAGGAGCGCTTGGGCCTTCAGGACCGCCTGCTGCGGGCCTTGCGCCTCGCCCGCCTGCATGGCGGCGCCGCACTCCTGATCGGCGACGGCGCCCCGGATCCGAGCCTGCCGCTCGATCCCGACACGGTCGGGCAGGGGGATCTGCGCTACCTCCACGTCCTGCCTCGCGGCCGGATCCAGGCCGGCCCGATCGAGCGCGACCCGCTCTCGCCCTGGTTCGGCGAGCCGCAGGTCTACACGCTGGCCGGGGGCCAGGCGGTCCATCCCTCCCGGGTGGTGCGCCTCCTCGGCGCGGCCCTGCCGGACGACGCTGTCAGCGACGGCTGGGGCGACAGCGTGCTCCAGGCGCTCCTGGAGGCGATCGACCAGGCGACGGCGGCCGCCGCCCACATCGCCGCGATGCTGCCGGAGGCCAAGCAGGACGTGATCTCGGTGCCGGGCCTGTCGCAAGCCCTCTCGACCGAGGACGGCACCGCCGCGCTCACCGAGCGCTTCGCCTACGCGGCCCGGATGAAGGGCCTGTTCGGGATGCTGCTGCTCGAAGGCGATGGCCGCTCGCCGGAGGGCGAGCGCTACCAGCAGAAGCAGCTCGACTTCTCCGGCCTGCCGGAGGTGGCCCGCCTCTTCCTCCAGATCGCGGCGGGGGCCGCCGACATCCCGGTGACACGGCTGCTCGGCCAGTCGCCCGCCGGCCTCAACGCCACCGGCGAATCCGACATCCGCAACTACCACGACCACGTCGCGGCCCGTCAAAACGTCGAGCTGACGCCGGCGCTTGCCCGCCTCGACCGGCTGCTGATCCGCGACGCCCTCGGCCGCGACGAGCCCCTGCGCTACGCTTGGCGGCCACTCGCCCAGGCGAGCGAGCGCGAGAAGGCGGAGATCGGCCGCCTCAAGGCCGAGACCGCGGCCATGCTCGCCCGCGAGGGCGTGGTGCCGGCGGGCGTCCTCGCCCGCGGCGTCGAGGGCTGGCTCTCCGCCGCCGACCTCTTCCCCGGCATCGCCGCGGCCTTCGAGCGGCCGGCGGGCTGA
- the terL gene encoding phage terminase large subunit codes for MRRAWPVIEPGAPYIHGWHIDAVGAHLEAVTAGEITRLLINVPPGTMKSLLAGVFWPAWEWGPKNRPSLRTVAVSHTERLALRDNLRTRRLITSPWYRSLWGERVRLTRDQNRKGRFETTASGLREAVSAGSITGSRGDRVILDDPISVEGANSERVREAVARWFLEAVPTRLNDPVRSAIVVIMQRLHERDLSGVILAKSLGYDHLMLPMEFEPERACATRIGFADPRREAGELLFPERFPRSVVERDTATMGEYAAAGQYQQRPAPRDGGLFKRGWFTRVGALPAGCVQVRAWDLAASVPKAGRQPDYTAGVKLARAPTGHLYVVDVRRDRLSAGGVERLILATAAEDGPSCRISLPQDPGQAGKAQAQYLVGRLAGYDARASPESGDKATRAAPVSAQAEAGNLHLVVGPWNEAFLNELCSFPNGAFLDQVDALSRAFSALARPGYGLLGVL; via the coding sequence GTGCGCCGGGCCTGGCCGGTGATCGAGCCGGGGGCCCCCTACATCCATGGCTGGCACATCGACGCGGTCGGCGCCCATCTCGAAGCCGTCACCGCCGGCGAGATCACCCGGCTCCTGATCAACGTGCCGCCCGGCACGATGAAGAGCCTGCTCGCCGGGGTGTTCTGGCCGGCCTGGGAATGGGGGCCGAAGAACCGGCCCAGCTTACGCACCGTCGCGGTCTCGCACACCGAGCGGCTGGCGCTCCGCGACAACCTGCGCACCCGGCGCCTGATCACCTCGCCCTGGTACCGGAGCTTATGGGGCGAGCGGGTGCGGCTCACCCGAGACCAGAACCGTAAAGGCCGCTTCGAGACCACGGCGTCCGGCCTGCGCGAGGCGGTCTCGGCCGGCTCGATCACCGGCTCGCGCGGCGACCGGGTGATCCTCGACGACCCGATCTCGGTCGAGGGCGCCAATTCCGAGCGGGTGCGCGAGGCGGTGGCACGGTGGTTCCTGGAGGCCGTGCCGACCCGCCTCAACGATCCCGTCCGCTCGGCCATCGTGGTCATCATGCAGCGGCTGCACGAGCGCGACCTGTCGGGGGTGATCCTGGCCAAAAGCCTCGGCTACGACCACCTGATGCTGCCGATGGAGTTCGAGCCGGAGCGCGCCTGCGCCACCCGCATCGGCTTTGCCGATCCGCGCCGGGAGGCGGGCGAGCTGCTCTTCCCGGAGCGCTTTCCCCGCTCGGTCGTGGAGCGCGACACGGCCACGATGGGCGAGTACGCGGCGGCCGGCCAGTACCAGCAGCGTCCGGCCCCCCGGGATGGCGGGCTGTTCAAGCGCGGCTGGTTCACCCGGGTAGGGGCCCTGCCCGCCGGCTGCGTCCAGGTGCGGGCCTGGGACCTCGCGGCCAGCGTACCGAAGGCCGGACGCCAGCCCGACTACACCGCAGGCGTCAAGCTCGCGCGAGCGCCCACCGGGCATCTCTACGTCGTCGACGTGCGCCGTGACCGGCTCTCGGCCGGCGGGGTCGAGCGGCTGATCCTGGCGACCGCCGCCGAGGACGGCCCGTCCTGCCGGATCTCGCTGCCGCAGGATCCCGGCCAGGCCGGCAAGGCGCAGGCGCAATACCTCGTAGGGCGCCTCGCCGGCTACGACGCGCGGGCCTCACCGGAGAGCGGCGACAAGGCGACCCGCGCCGCCCCGGTCTCGGCCCAGGCTGAGGCCGGCAACCTGCACCTCGTCGTCGGCCCCTGGAACGAGGCCTTCCTCAACGAACTCTGCTCGTTTCCCAACGGCGCCTTCCTCGACCAGGTCGACGCCCTCTCGCGCGCCTTCTCGGCGCTGGCCCGGCCGGGATACGGCCTGCTCGGAGTCCTGTGA
- a CDS encoding IS110 family transposase: MSHSATIPTVAGIDVGKHFLDLGFFPAAKPVRQDNTETGIAKLISTLKQRGIRTVALEAIGPYAYPLIAALRKAELDVALADPRQVKAFRSAEGLIAKTDRLDAALIARFAQRMSEHLRPAPTPDQITLKALSTRRRQLTELIAMEKTRLAQALDPAIADSHRAVIKALTAACTEVEAALEARIAAEPGLARKRAILTSIPGIGSRIASVVITDMPELGTLDRKAAASLAGMAPHPTQSGAHPGRHAIAGGRPCLRTAFYMAGMVAARSCPAFREPYRAMRTAGKPAKVAIVASGRRLVVLANALVRDDTTFEASKLQQGEAGRGEENAASPAGSDP; this comes from the coding sequence ATGTCACACAGCGCCACCATCCCCACCGTGGCCGGCATCGATGTCGGCAAGCACTTCCTCGATCTCGGCTTCTTCCCGGCGGCCAAGCCGGTGCGTCAGGACAATACGGAGACCGGCATCGCCAAGCTGATCTCGACGCTCAAGCAGCGCGGGATCCGCACGGTCGCCCTGGAGGCGATCGGCCCCTACGCCTATCCCCTCATCGCCGCCCTGCGTAAAGCTGAGCTCGATGTCGCCCTGGCCGACCCGCGCCAGGTCAAGGCGTTCCGCTCCGCCGAAGGGCTGATCGCCAAGACAGACCGGCTGGACGCCGCCCTCATCGCCCGCTTTGCTCAGCGCATGAGCGAGCACCTGCGCCCCGCCCCGACCCCCGACCAGATCACCCTCAAGGCTCTCTCGACCCGGCGCCGCCAGCTCACCGAGCTGATCGCCATGGAGAAGACCCGCCTGGCCCAGGCCCTCGACCCGGCCATCGCCGACAGCCACAGGGCGGTGATCAAGGCCCTGACGGCTGCCTGCACCGAGGTCGAGGCCGCTCTCGAGGCACGCATCGCCGCCGAGCCTGGCCTGGCGCGCAAGCGCGCGATCCTGACCTCGATCCCCGGGATCGGTTCGCGCATCGCCAGCGTGGTGATCACCGACATGCCCGAACTCGGCACGCTCGACCGCAAGGCGGCGGCCAGTCTGGCCGGGATGGCGCCTCATCCGACCCAGAGCGGGGCTCACCCGGGCCGCCACGCGATTGCCGGTGGGCGTCCCTGCCTGCGCACGGCCTTCTACATGGCCGGGATGGTGGCGGCGCGCAGCTGTCCGGCCTTCCGCGAGCCGTACCGGGCGATGCGAACGGCGGGTAAGCCGGCCAAGGTGGCGATCGTGGCGTCGGGCCGACGCCTGGTGGTGCTGGCCAACGCCCTGGTGCGCGACGACACGACGTTCGAGGCGAGCAAGTTGCAGCAGGGAGAGGCCGGTCGGGGGGAGGAGAACGCCGCGTCCCCTGCGGGATCCGATCCGTGA
- the nusG gene encoding transcription termination/antitermination protein NusG — MSGKTRRIARRRREAIAHGRPPADRAAEIRRRRRRRIRPARIVLAADRVWMVAETRPRWAARAAGDLEAAGIATFEPREEIELTSSSGRRRTARVPLLHRTLFVGLHDDHDLGRVEGHPGIARVLFRDGRAVVIAPSVLQGFADAITGHGSGEGDGDAEAVRAVLFALGDGVRVTAGPLATLRGTVEEVDVGRRRYRVALSLFGRETPVVLDEEQIERE; from the coding sequence GTGAGCGGCAAGACGCGCCGCATCGCCCGCCGCCGCCGGGAGGCCATCGCGCATGGCCGTCCGCCGGCCGACCGGGCCGCCGAGATCCGGCGCCGACGGCGCCGACGGATCCGCCCGGCCCGGATCGTGCTGGCCGCCGACCGGGTCTGGATGGTCGCCGAGACCAGGCCGCGCTGGGCCGCCCGGGCAGCCGGCGACCTGGAGGCCGCGGGCATCGCCACCTTCGAGCCGCGGGAGGAGATCGAGCTGACTTCTTCCTCGGGCCGCCGCCGCACCGCCCGGGTGCCGCTCCTGCACCGCACGCTCTTCGTCGGCCTGCACGACGACCACGACCTCGGGCGGGTCGAGGGCCATCCCGGAATCGCCCGGGTGCTGTTTCGCGACGGCCGGGCCGTGGTCATCGCGCCTTCGGTGCTCCAGGGCTTCGCCGATGCGATCACCGGCCATGGCAGCGGCGAGGGCGACGGCGACGCGGAGGCGGTGAGGGCGGTCCTGTTCGCCCTCGGCGACGGCGTGCGGGTGACGGCCGGGCCGCTCGCGACCCTGCGCGGCACGGTCGAGGAGGTCGATGTGGGCCGCCGGCGCTACCGGGTCGCCCTGTCGCTGTTCGGGCGCGAGACCCCGGTGGTGCTCGACGAGGAGCAGATCGAGCGCGAGTGA
- a CDS encoding LexA family transcriptional regulator: MIQSGENRVRAVQGERLRQARIAAGYRSARDAALQNSWPESTYRAHEAGTRTIGQDDAERYAARFRRDGVEVSAKGLLFGDDDAPEPLAEGGQVVGQVVGVKGLISAGGLIETGDEQPGPDGDLFRITVPFPVPHGTIAFRVAGLSMYPKYEPDDVVLCAEAGESPDRLLDRYAAVTTAEGHRFLKKILRGSQRGTYHLESHNAPLMPDCRLAWASGIISTVHAQAWSRFCAGSKANG, from the coding sequence GTGATCCAGTCGGGAGAGAACCGGGTTCGGGCCGTGCAGGGCGAGCGGCTGCGGCAGGCACGCATCGCCGCCGGCTACCGCTCGGCGCGGGATGCGGCGCTACAGAATTCCTGGCCGGAGAGCACCTACCGGGCGCATGAAGCGGGCACCCGGACCATCGGCCAGGACGATGCCGAGCGCTACGCCGCGCGCTTCCGCCGCGACGGCGTTGAGGTCTCCGCCAAGGGACTCTTGTTCGGCGACGACGACGCGCCCGAGCCGCTCGCGGAGGGCGGTCAGGTCGTGGGCCAGGTCGTGGGAGTGAAGGGATTGATCAGTGCGGGCGGCTTGATCGAGACCGGGGACGAGCAGCCCGGGCCGGATGGCGACCTGTTTCGGATCACGGTGCCGTTCCCGGTGCCGCACGGCACCATCGCGTTCCGGGTCGCCGGCCTGTCGATGTATCCGAAATACGAGCCGGACGACGTGGTGCTCTGCGCCGAGGCGGGCGAGAGCCCGGATCGGCTGCTCGACCGCTACGCCGCCGTGACGACGGCGGAGGGGCACCGCTTCCTGAAGAAGATCCTGCGCGGCTCGCAGCGGGGCACCTACCACCTGGAGAGCCACAACGCTCCGCTGATGCCGGATTGCCGCCTGGCCTGGGCGTCGGGCATCATCAGCACCGTGCACGCGCAAGCCTGGAGCCGGTTCTGCGCCGGCTCGAAGGCCAATGGGTAG
- a CDS encoding aldo/keto reductase, producing the protein MTSGHGLTRQGFLGAALAASLGGGATAQSAELHRRPIPASGETLPVIGLGTWRGFDVGPNPAERAPLREVVATLLARGGRVIDSSPMYGHAEGVTGDLVVQVAPRERPFLATKVWTSGHEAGIAQMQRSLRLLRTERLDLMQIHNLLDWRTHLPTLREWKDRGRIRYLGISHYTESAYDAVEAVLKAERLDFLQINYALDDRAAEERLLPLAADMGVAVLVNRPFGGGGLLRRLAHAPLPDYAAEIGCASWAEILLKFVVSHPAVTCAIPGTADPGHMAANLRAGTGPLPDEPLRRRMAATLPL; encoded by the coding sequence ATGACGAGCGGGCACGGACTCACCCGGCAAGGTTTTCTCGGCGCCGCGCTGGCGGCCTCCCTCGGCGGCGGGGCGACCGCGCAAAGCGCCGAGCTGCATCGGCGGCCGATCCCGGCGAGCGGCGAGACCCTGCCGGTGATCGGGCTCGGCACCTGGCGCGGCTTCGATGTCGGGCCGAACCCCGCCGAGCGGGCGCCTTTGCGCGAGGTGGTGGCGACGCTGCTCGCCAGGGGCGGACGGGTGATCGATTCCTCGCCGATGTACGGCCACGCCGAAGGCGTCACCGGCGATCTGGTGGTGCAGGTCGCCCCCCGCGAGCGTCCGTTCCTCGCCACCAAGGTCTGGACCAGCGGCCACGAGGCGGGCATCGCCCAGATGCAGCGCTCGCTCCGGCTCCTGCGCACCGAGCGCCTCGACCTGATGCAGATCCACAACCTGCTCGACTGGCGCACTCACCTGCCGACCCTGCGCGAGTGGAAGGATCGAGGACGGATCCGCTATCTCGGCATCTCGCACTACACCGAGAGCGCCTACGACGCCGTCGAGGCCGTCCTGAAGGCCGAGCGGCTGGACTTCCTGCAAATCAACTACGCCCTGGACGACCGGGCGGCGGAGGAGCGCTTGCTGCCGCTCGCGGCGGACATGGGCGTCGCGGTTCTGGTCAACCGGCCCTTCGGCGGCGGCGGGCTCCTGCGCCGCCTCGCGCATGCCCCGCTGCCGGATTACGCGGCGGAGATCGGCTGCGCCTCCTGGGCCGAGATCCTGCTGAAGTTCGTGGTCTCCCATCCGGCCGTGACCTGCGCGATCCCCGGGACCGCCGATCCCGGCCACATGGCGGCGAACCTGCGCGCCGGCACCGGCCCGCTGCCGGACGAACCTTTGCGCCGGCGCATGGCCGCGACCCTGCCGCTCTGA
- a CDS encoding helix-turn-helix domain-containing protein, with protein MRLEPVQPPAVPHFFLYGEAPRDADDRFLHLEALDDRSRPNRWTIRPHVHSSLHQLLLIAEGAGEMRAEAERLTFTAPCLLVVPAGTAHGFRFADGTVGAVLTLSARYLRDLCGREPDLAALFTGPAGLALPEPAPVEEAVAELARELAWAAPGRRGAIEAHLMLILVAGLRRLAATREPAAPPGPQALLTARFREAVEAHHRRERPLIAYADDLGVTEARLRAACRAVTGTSPGRIIRERRLLEAKRSLLYSDLGIAEIAYGLGFTDPAYFSRFFAKGTGECPRAFRDRRGADRGETR; from the coding sequence ATGCGTCTCGAACCCGTCCAACCCCCTGCGGTGCCGCATTTCTTCCTCTACGGCGAGGCGCCGCGGGATGCGGATGACCGCTTCCTGCACCTCGAGGCCTTGGACGATCGCAGCCGCCCGAACCGCTGGACCATCCGCCCGCACGTCCATTCGAGCCTTCACCAGCTGCTCCTCATCGCCGAAGGAGCGGGAGAGATGCGGGCCGAGGCCGAGCGGCTGACCTTCACGGCGCCCTGCCTGCTGGTGGTGCCCGCCGGCACCGCCCACGGCTTCCGCTTCGCCGACGGCACGGTGGGAGCGGTGCTGACCCTCTCGGCGCGCTATCTGCGCGACCTGTGCGGGCGCGAGCCGGACTTGGCGGCGCTCTTTACCGGGCCCGCGGGCCTCGCGCTGCCGGAGCCGGCCCCGGTCGAGGAGGCGGTGGCGGAGCTTGCCCGGGAACTGGCCTGGGCGGCGCCGGGCCGGCGCGGCGCCATCGAGGCCCACCTGATGCTGATCCTGGTTGCCGGCCTGCGCCGGCTTGCCGCGACGCGCGAGCCGGCGGCCCCGCCGGGGCCCCAGGCGCTGCTGACCGCGCGCTTCCGCGAAGCGGTCGAGGCGCATCACCGCCGCGAGCGCCCGCTTATCGCTTACGCCGACGATCTCGGGGTGACCGAGGCGCGGCTACGCGCCGCCTGCCGGGCGGTGACGGGCACGAGCCCCGGCCGGATCATCCGCGAGCGCCGCCTCTTGGAGGCCAAGCGCAGCCTGCTCTATTCCGACCTCGGCATCGCCGAGATCGCCTACGGCCTCGGCTTCACCGACCCGGCCTATTTCTCGCGCTTCTTCGCCAAGGGCACCGGCGAGTGCCCGCGGGCGTTTCGCGACAGGCGCGGCGCGGACAGGGGAGAGACGCGATGA
- the pobA gene encoding 4-hydroxybenzoate 3-monooxygenase: protein MRTQVAIIGAGPAGLFLAHLLARAGIDAVVLERRTRDYVEGRVRAGVLEQGTVALMEKLGLDARLKAEGLVHTGTNLAYDGEIFRIDMAALTRGSAVTVYGQQEVMRDLFDAAEPRGVRIVFEAGDLRLDGLTGDRPSVTFTKDGETRTLACDYVAACDGFHGVGRAAIPADVLKVYERVYPFGWLGILAEVPPVNHELIYANHANGFALASMRSATRSRYYVQVGLDERIEDWSDERFWDEIETRLGPTASAGLVRGPSFEKSIAPLRSFVAEPMRYGRLFLAGDAAHIVPPTGAKGMNLAVSDVAMLAEALTLRYGERDASGLDGYSARALARVWKAERFSWWFTGLTHRFPDMDAFARRMQVAELAYIRGSQAAQTALAENYVGLPMAAGNAPMGA from the coding sequence ATGCGCACGCAGGTCGCCATCATCGGCGCCGGCCCGGCCGGTCTCTTCCTCGCCCATCTGCTGGCCCGCGCCGGGATCGACGCCGTGGTGCTGGAGCGGCGCACCCGCGACTATGTCGAGGGACGGGTGCGGGCCGGCGTGCTGGAACAGGGCACCGTCGCGCTGATGGAAAAGCTCGGCCTCGATGCCCGGCTCAAGGCCGAGGGCCTGGTCCATACCGGCACCAACCTCGCCTATGACGGCGAGATCTTTCGCATCGACATGGCAGCTCTGACCCGCGGCTCGGCGGTGACGGTCTACGGCCAGCAGGAGGTGATGCGCGACCTGTTCGACGCCGCCGAGCCCCGCGGCGTGCGGATCGTGTTCGAGGCCGGGGATCTACGGCTCGACGGCCTCACCGGCGACCGGCCGAGCGTCACCTTCACGAAGGACGGCGAGACTCGGACCCTCGCCTGCGACTACGTCGCGGCCTGCGACGGCTTTCACGGCGTCGGGCGGGCGGCGATCCCGGCCGACGTGCTCAAGGTCTACGAGCGGGTCTATCCGTTCGGCTGGCTCGGCATCCTGGCCGAGGTGCCGCCGGTCAATCACGAACTGATCTACGCCAACCACGCCAACGGCTTCGCGCTGGCCAGCATGCGCTCCGCCACCCGCAGCCGCTACTACGTCCAGGTCGGGCTCGACGAGCGGATCGAGGATTGGTCGGACGAGCGGTTCTGGGACGAGATCGAGACCCGCTTGGGCCCCACGGCGTCGGCCGGGCTGGTGCGCGGTCCCTCCTTCGAGAAGAGCATCGCGCCGTTGCGCAGCTTCGTCGCCGAGCCAATGCGCTATGGCCGCCTGTTCCTGGCGGGCGATGCCGCCCATATCGTGCCGCCGACGGGGGCCAAGGGCATGAACCTCGCGGTCTCCGACGTCGCGATGCTCGCCGAGGCGCTGACGCTCCGCTACGGCGAGCGCGATGCGTCCGGCCTCGACGGCTACTCGGCCCGGGCGCTCGCCCGGGTGTGGAAGGCCGAGCGCTTCAGCTGGTGGTTCACCGGCCTCACCCACCGCTTCCCCGACATGGACGCGTTCGCCCGCCGGATGCAGGTGGCGGAACTCGCCTATATCCGCGGCTCGCAGGCCGCCCAGACGGCGCTCGCGGAGAATTACGTCGGGCTGCCGATGGCCGCCGGTAACGCGCCCATGGGCGCGTGA
- a CDS encoding PACE efflux transporter: protein MRSTRDRIRHALLFEAIGLALIIPLGTVLFGLHASQMGVIGVGSAMVATGWNYVYNLGFDHAMQRLAGHTRKSLPLRVAHAVLFEAGLLVILLPPIAWYLGIGLVEAFVMDIAIALFYVAYAFLFNLAYDRAFPLKSWGEVAAEPSR, encoded by the coding sequence ATGCGCAGCACACGCGACCGGATCCGCCACGCCCTCCTGTTCGAGGCCATCGGCCTCGCGCTCATCATCCCGCTCGGAACCGTGCTGTTCGGGCTGCACGCCTCCCAGATGGGCGTGATCGGCGTCGGCAGCGCCATGGTCGCGACGGGGTGGAACTACGTCTACAATCTCGGCTTCGACCACGCGATGCAGCGACTCGCCGGGCACACGCGCAAGAGCCTTCCCCTGCGGGTGGCCCATGCCGTGCTGTTCGAGGCGGGTCTGCTGGTGATCCTGCTGCCGCCGATCGCCTGGTATCTCGGCATCGGCCTCGTCGAGGCCTTCGTGATGGATATCGCGATCGCGCTGTTCTACGTCGCCTACGCCTTCCTCTTTAATCTGGCCTATGATCGGGCCTTCCCGCTGAAGAGCTGGGGCGAGGTCGCGGCCGAGCCGTCCCGCTGA
- a CDS encoding LysR family transcriptional regulator, producing the protein MAVSFDQLQAFVAAAEAGSFSGAARVLRKAQSAVSTQVANLEADLGLELFSRAGRNPVLTPAGERLLLEARVVLDRREHLIGVATSLEQRVENRLVVAIDELYPEHALGALFAEFARAFPYVELELLFPLMEDVSRMVQSGAADLGVMWRQEVLPTELGFQTIGWVPLKLVCGRDHPLAKERVEWEELKRHRQILVAARSDGPEKRRLRVAAEVWWVESHWVILEMVKHGIGWAFVTDHVIAASLTAPYLVTPDLQFDQGDWPIALELVWHKQRPCGPAAAWLRERFAAERIGGGAGGALP; encoded by the coding sequence ATGGCTGTCTCCTTCGACCAGCTTCAGGCCTTCGTGGCGGCGGCCGAGGCCGGGTCGTTCTCCGGGGCGGCGCGGGTCTTACGGAAGGCGCAATCGGCCGTCAGCACCCAGGTGGCGAATCTCGAGGCGGATCTGGGGCTGGAACTGTTCAGCCGGGCGGGCCGCAACCCGGTCCTGACGCCGGCGGGGGAACGGCTGCTCCTGGAGGCGCGGGTGGTGCTCGACCGGCGCGAGCACCTGATCGGCGTGGCGACGAGCCTGGAGCAGCGGGTGGAGAACCGGCTGGTCGTCGCCATCGACGAACTCTACCCCGAGCACGCGCTGGGTGCCCTCTTCGCCGAGTTCGCCCGGGCCTTTCCTTATGTCGAACTGGAGCTGCTCTTCCCGCTGATGGAGGATGTCAGCCGCATGGTGCAGTCGGGCGCGGCCGATCTCGGCGTGATGTGGCGCCAGGAGGTCCTGCCGACGGAACTCGGCTTCCAGACCATCGGCTGGGTCCCGCTCAAGCTCGTCTGCGGCCGCGACCATCCGCTGGCCAAGGAGCGGGTGGAGTGGGAGGAACTGAAGCGCCACCGCCAGATCCTGGTCGCCGCCCGCAGCGACGGCCCCGAGAAACGCCGCCTGCGGGTCGCCGCCGAGGTGTGGTGGGTCGAGAGCCACTGGGTGATTTTGGAGATGGTCAAGCACGGGATCGGCTGGGCCTTCGTCACCGACCACGTCATCGCGGCTTCCTTGACCGCGCCGTATCTCGTCACGCCGGATCTGCAGTTCGACCAGGGGGACTGGCCGATCGCGCTGGAATTGGTGTGGCACAAGCAGCGGCCTTGCGGGCCGGCGGCGGCGTGGTTGCGGGAGCGGTTTGCGGCGGAGCGGATCGGCGGCGGTGCGGGCGGCGCTTTACCGTGA
- a CDS encoding TIGR01620 family protein, which yields MTNPPTHKPRAFRLPPAGTTETPAAPPPPGTETALADGVRVVEEPFEIVEAADGVAVPVAPRSRAPWATLLLSALGGLASLGIGLAIERLIADLFSAAPWLGILALVLLAVAVVALAAIVWREVAGVLRERRIETLREEALDALRSRDHSAAKAVVRQLSGLYAERPAMSAARARLAALDDQILDVEDRIGIAEAELLASLDRSAKAAVAEAAKQVSAVTALSPRAIVDVGFVIFAAVRLLRRIATIYGGRPGLFGFLRLARAALAHLAVTGSVAVGDSLVQSVLGLGVAARISAKLGEGVLNGLMTARFGLAALAVCRPLPFTREPVPRLGDVAGELLRGNGEERDGSR from the coding sequence ATGACCAATCCCCCGACCCACAAGCCCCGCGCCTTCCGCCTGCCGCCGGCCGGCACCACCGAGACGCCGGCTGCGCCCCCGCCGCCCGGCACCGAGACGGCGCTCGCCGACGGGGTGCGGGTGGTGGAGGAGCCGTTCGAGATCGTCGAGGCCGCCGACGGCGTCGCCGTGCCGGTGGCGCCGCGCTCGCGTGCACCGTGGGCGACCTTGCTGCTCTCGGCGCTGGGGGGCCTCGCCTCGCTCGGGATCGGGCTTGCGATCGAGCGGCTGATCGCCGACCTGTTTTCCGCCGCGCCCTGGCTCGGCATCCTGGCGCTCGTGCTGCTGGCGGTGGCGGTGGTGGCGCTGGCGGCCATCGTCTGGCGCGAGGTGGCGGGCGTGCTGCGCGAGCGCCGCATCGAGACGTTGCGCGAAGAAGCCCTCGACGCGCTCCGCTCCCGCGACCACAGCGCCGCTAAGGCGGTGGTGCGCCAGCTCTCCGGCCTCTATGCCGAGCGCCCGGCGATGAGCGCGGCCCGCGCCCGGCTCGCCGCCCTCGACGACCAGATCCTCGACGTAGAGGACCGGATCGGCATCGCCGAGGCCGAGTTATTGGCTTCCCTCGACCGCTCGGCCAAGGCCGCCGTGGCGGAGGCGGCCAAGCAGGTTTCGGCGGTGACGGCGCTGAGCCCGCGGGCGATCGTCGATGTCGGGTTCGTGATCTTCGCAGCCGTGCGGCTGCTTCGCCGCATCGCCACCATCTATGGCGGCCGGCCCGGCCTGTTCGGCTTCCTGCGCCTCGCCCGGGCGGCCCTCGCCCATCTCGCCGTCACCGGCAGCGTCGCGGTCGGCGACAGCCTGGTGCAATCGGTGCTGGGTCTCGGCGTCGCCGCGCGGATCTCGGCGAAGCTCGGGGAGGGGGTGCTGAACGGGCTGATGACGGCGCGGTTCGGGCTGGCGGCCCTGGCGGTGTGCCGGCCGCTGCCGTTCACCCGGGAACCGGTGCCGCGGTTGGGGGATGTGGCGGGGGAGTTGCTGCGGGGGAACGGCGAGGAGCGGGACGGCTCACGGTAA